In Methanothermobacter sp., the following are encoded in one genomic region:
- a CDS encoding histidine kinase dimerization/phosphoacceptor domain -containing protein: MTCRILILEDVPLDVELMEREIRRSGIDFTSETVESEEDFVRALHEFRPDVILADHSLPSFDGLSALAIARKLCPDVPFIFVSGKIGEEFAVKALKSGATDYVLKSNFSKVPVAIRRALREVEKERELERTRRYLAESHWQLKEAQRIGKIGSWQWNFESETLSCSDEALRILGIRKDDFGGTLDEMVSRIQPEDRESFIDSVTKKEPFEGEYRVVRDDSVAYVLFRAKVLSDSQGNPTSMIGIKQDITEDKNIRKSLEASLREKEFLMSEIHHRVKNNLQLIISLLRLQSRYIDDEKSLEIFTECQNRVRSIALVHERLYGSRNGMAVNLSDYIEELLGELKGMCRGRDVVFRVNLAEIEAGINTAVSLGLIVNELVTNAIKHGAGDSGEIKVEIDSFKGSGVLMVADDGPGLPEDLDLSDPPGFGLRLVNFMLSRIRGSISAENQNGAVFRITFHLGD, encoded by the coding sequence ATGACATGCAGGATTCTCATACTTGAGGATGTCCCCCTTGACGTTGAACTTATGGAGAGGGAGATAAGGCGCTCAGGAATTGATTTCACATCAGAAACTGTTGAAAGTGAGGAGGACTTTGTAAGGGCACTTCATGAATTCAGGCCGGATGTTATACTGGCTGACCATTCACTACCATCCTTCGATGGCCTCTCTGCCCTGGCAATAGCACGCAAGCTGTGTCCAGATGTGCCTTTCATATTCGTGAGTGGAAAGATAGGTGAGGAATTCGCTGTGAAGGCACTTAAGAGTGGGGCCACGGATTATGTTCTTAAGAGCAACTTCTCAAAGGTTCCTGTGGCAATAAGAAGAGCCCTCAGAGAGGTTGAAAAGGAAAGGGAACTTGAGAGGACAAGAAGGTACCTTGCAGAAAGTCACTGGCAGCTGAAGGAGGCGCAGAGGATAGGTAAGATAGGGAGCTGGCAGTGGAATTTTGAGTCAGAAACACTTTCATGTTCCGATGAGGCCCTGAGGATACTTGGAATCAGAAAGGATGATTTTGGGGGCACCCTTGATGAGATGGTATCAAGGATCCAACCTGAAGACAGGGAGTCATTCATTGATTCAGTCACAAAAAAGGAGCCGTTTGAGGGGGAGTACAGGGTAGTGAGGGATGATTCAGTGGCATATGTACTCTTCAGGGCAAAGGTACTCTCTGACTCCCAGGGAAACCCCACATCCATGATAGGAATAAAGCAGGATATAACAGAGGACAAAAATATCAGAAAATCCCTGGAGGCTTCCCTGAGGGAGAAGGAATTCTTGATGTCTGAGATACACCACAGGGTCAAGAATAACCTTCAGCTTATCATAAGCCTCCTGAGGCTTCAGTCCAGGTACATAGATGATGAGAAATCCCTTGAAATATTCACCGAGTGCCAGAACAGGGTGCGGTCGATAGCCCTCGTACATGAGAGGCTCTATGGCTCCAGAAACGGGATGGCCGTGAACCTATCTGACTACATTGAAGAACTCCTGGGTGAACTTAAGGGTATGTGCCGTGGCAGGGATGTGGTGTTCAGGGTGAACCTGGCTGAAATTGAGGCAGGGATCAACACTGCGGTTTCCCTTGGTCTGATAGTCAATGAACTTGTAACAAATGCCATAAAGCACGGTGCCGGGGATTCAGGGGAGATAAAAGTTGAAATTGACTCATTCAAAGGCTCAGGGGTCCTGATGGTTGCCGATGATGGCCCTGGATTACCCGAGGATCTTGATCTTTCAGATCCTCCAGGTTTCGGTCTCAGGCTGGTTAATTTCATGTTAAGCAGAATCAGGGGCTCAATTTCGGCAGAGAATCAAAATGGCGCGGTATTCAGGATCACATTTCATCTTGGTGATTGA
- a CDS encoding DUF523 and DUF1722 domain-containing protein — translation MRKFRRPLVVLSRCIEHDHCRYDGSMISSPFVRQFSDYADFITVCPEVEMGLGVPRPPIHITMDNGEFRLFQPETGRDLTEEMNSFINSFLDSLDRVDGFILKNKSPSCGIRNVKVYMGGGRRPGSHGVGFFGRAVMERFPHLPLEDEGRLRNLQIREDFLIKLYLVRDFRAVRDLGDLIEFHTSNKLLLMSYSPEGQRTLGRIIADQKDHDDTLRRYSETLCSVIKDPLKPERIINSLLHAFGHFSSELNGREKSYFLESVGGYRKGIMPLLVPLSILRSWVVRFGDEYLEGQTIFEPYPRELVPVTLIV, via the coding sequence ATGAGAAAATTCAGAAGACCCCTCGTTGTACTCAGCCGCTGCATCGAACATGATCACTGCCGATATGACGGCTCAATGATATCCAGCCCCTTTGTGAGGCAGTTCTCTGATTACGCGGATTTCATCACAGTCTGCCCCGAGGTTGAGATGGGTCTGGGTGTTCCAAGACCTCCAATACATATAACCATGGATAACGGCGAATTCAGACTTTTTCAACCCGAAACCGGCAGAGATCTGACAGAGGAGATGAATTCATTCATAAACTCCTTCCTGGATTCCCTGGACAGAGTCGATGGGTTCATATTAAAGAACAAGTCCCCCTCATGCGGTATAAGGAACGTTAAGGTCTACATGGGCGGTGGTAGAAGACCCGGCAGCCATGGGGTGGGGTTCTTTGGAAGGGCTGTGATGGAAAGGTTCCCCCACCTTCCCCTTGAGGATGAGGGGCGCCTCAGGAACCTGCAGATAAGGGAGGATTTCCTCATAAAGCTCTACCTGGTGAGGGACTTCCGTGCAGTGAGAGACCTGGGTGACCTCATAGAGTTCCACACATCAAACAAGCTGCTCCTAATGTCCTACAGTCCAGAGGGGCAGAGAACACTCGGGAGGATAATAGCAGATCAGAAGGATCATGATGACACCCTCAGGAGATACTCTGAAACCCTCTGCAGCGTTATAAAAGATCCTCTGAAACCTGAAAGAATCATAAACAGCCTCCTGCATGCCTTCGGCCACTTCTCATCAGAGTTAAATGGGAGGGAGAAGAGTTATTTCCTCGAATCAGTTGGGGGGTACCGTAAGGGAATTATGCCGCTTCTTGTGCCCCTCAGCATACTGAGGTCATGGGTCGTGAGGTTCGGGGATGAGTACCTCGAGGGCCAGACCATCTTTGAACCATACCCCCGTGAACTTGTGCCTGTAACCCTCATCGTTTGA
- the phrB gene encoding deoxyribodipyrimidine photo-lyase: protein MIHAERIRSLNTEKPARDGKYVIYWMQASVRAHWNHALEYAIETANSLHKQLIVIFGLTDEFPNANSRHYRFLIEGLRDVGDALLKRGVRLVVENERPPSAVIKYADEASAVVVDRGYLDIQREWVDEVAESLHIPLMQVESNVIVPVETASPKEEYSAGTFRPKITGELERFMVPLQERRLALDSLDLDPGPDLNGVTAKFSAPAKLEPSIFRGGTSEAIRLFDEFISEKLSCFEKYRNDPVKNCLSNMSPYLHFGHISPLYLALKASKVGECPEFLEELIVRRELSMNFVHYSENYSSISCLPGWALNTLMEHAGDPREYEYTLREFEEARTHDPYWNAAQKEMVITGKMHGYMRMYWGKKILEWTDHPERAYDIALYLNDKYEIDGRDPNGFTGVAWCFGKHDRAWAEREIFGKVRYMNDRGLERKFRIGEYVRRVQELEE from the coding sequence ATGATACATGCCGAAAGAATAAGGAGCCTCAACACTGAAAAACCAGCTAGGGATGGTAAGTATGTCATCTACTGGATGCAGGCCTCGGTGAGGGCACACTGGAATCATGCCCTTGAGTATGCAATTGAAACTGCCAACAGCCTCCATAAACAGCTGATTGTCATATTTGGACTCACAGATGAATTCCCCAATGCCAACTCCCGCCACTACAGATTCCTCATAGAGGGCTTAAGGGATGTTGGGGATGCTCTCCTTAAGAGGGGTGTGAGGCTCGTGGTTGAAAATGAAAGACCCCCCTCAGCTGTTATTAAGTACGCTGATGAGGCATCTGCAGTGGTGGTGGACAGGGGATACCTTGACATTCAGAGGGAATGGGTGGATGAAGTCGCTGAATCACTCCACATCCCCCTGATGCAGGTTGAAAGCAACGTTATAGTACCTGTTGAAACAGCCTCCCCCAAGGAGGAATATTCTGCAGGCACCTTCAGGCCAAAGATAACAGGGGAGCTTGAAAGGTTCATGGTCCCCCTCCAGGAGCGAAGACTGGCTTTGGATTCCCTTGACCTTGACCCTGGCCCTGATCTTAATGGTGTCACCGCAAAATTCAGTGCCCCTGCGAAACTGGAGCCCTCCATCTTCAGGGGCGGGACCTCTGAGGCGATAAGGCTATTTGATGAGTTTATTTCAGAGAAACTTTCATGCTTTGAGAAGTACAGGAATGACCCTGTGAAGAACTGCCTATCAAATATGAGCCCGTACCTTCACTTCGGACATATATCACCGCTTTACCTTGCCCTGAAAGCCTCAAAGGTAGGTGAATGCCCTGAATTCCTTGAGGAACTCATTGTGAGAAGGGAACTCAGCATGAACTTCGTGCACTACAGTGAAAATTACAGCAGCATAAGTTGCCTTCCCGGGTGGGCCCTTAACACCCTCATGGAGCATGCAGGAGACCCCAGGGAATACGAGTACACCCTCAGGGAATTTGAGGAGGCCAGAACCCATGACCCCTACTGGAACGCCGCCCAGAAGGAGATGGTTATCACCGGGAAGATGCACGGTTACATGAGGATGTACTGGGGTAAAAAAATCCTGGAATGGACCGATCACCCTGAAAGGGCCTACGACATAGCACTTTACCTCAATGATAAGTATGAGATAGATGGCAGGGACCCCAATGGCTTCACAGGGGTTGCCTGGTGTTTCGGTAAACATGACCGGGCCTGGGCCGAAAGGGAGATATTCGGAAAGGTCAGGTACATGAATGACCGTGGACTTGAACGGAAATTCCGGATAGGTGAATATGTGAGGAGAGTTCAGGAGCTGGAAGAGTAG
- a CDS encoding biotin transporter BioY, with the protein MNIDLEGYYRMRYSLFRWRHNQTWISKTVMAFFMACVTGIMAQVVIPLPWTPVPITAQTLAVLMSGVVLGRYWGGLSQVIYVLIGAAGVPWFAGMTGGASVLMGATGGYLIGFVLAALLLGHFVDRHIRSRKFTPMMALMLVANFGLIYIPGLLVLGLWTLQTTGQMPSAWELLVMGLLPFIPGDLLKITGAAALTRAITPKEPYGEEVDVHKFPGWRLP; encoded by the coding sequence ATGAACATTGACCTTGAAGGATACTACAGGATGCGTTACAGTCTGTTCAGATGGAGACACAATCAGACATGGATCAGCAAGACAGTTATGGCATTTTTCATGGCCTGTGTAACAGGTATAATGGCCCAGGTTGTGATTCCGCTACCATGGACCCCGGTACCCATCACAGCCCAGACACTGGCAGTCCTCATGTCAGGTGTTGTCCTTGGAAGGTACTGGGGTGGGCTGAGCCAGGTCATATACGTCCTCATTGGTGCCGCAGGGGTGCCCTGGTTTGCAGGTATGACCGGTGGGGCCTCTGTGCTGATGGGTGCAACAGGAGGATATCTCATTGGATTCGTCCTTGCAGCGCTGCTGCTGGGCCACTTCGTTGACAGACACATTAGATCAAGGAAGTTCACTCCAATGATGGCCCTGATGCTTGTTGCAAACTTTGGCCTTATCTACATCCCCGGACTTCTTGTTCTGGGCCTCTGGACCCTGCAGACAACAGGGCAAATGCCATCAGCATGGGAACTTCTTGTCATGGGGCTTTTACCGTTCATACCCGGCGATCTGCTTAAGATAACAGGGGCTGCGGCACTTACAAGGGCCATAACACCAAAGGAGCCCTACGGTGAAGAGGTTGACGTCCATAAATTCCCTGGATGGAGGCTGCCCTGA
- a CDS encoding DUF1284 domain-containing protein, producing MKRLTSINSLDGGCPELIIRAHHLLCMRGFQGYGYSMEFVDNMKRILKWIHDNPKKPMTIVDFPDDICAACPFLDESACLRAGDTLRLMDQMLMDLLGIKSGDELTSTEIDALISPLIDSPELTEICGECSWIDVCLVHRNP from the coding sequence GTGAAGAGGTTGACGTCCATAAATTCCCTGGATGGAGGCTGCCCTGAGCTGATAATCAGGGCACATCACCTCCTCTGTATGAGGGGGTTTCAGGGATATGGCTACAGCATGGAATTCGTTGATAATATGAAGAGGATCCTCAAGTGGATCCATGATAATCCCAAGAAGCCCATGACGATTGTTGATTTTCCAGATGATATCTGTGCCGCATGTCCATTCCTTGATGAATCCGCCTGCCTGAGGGCCGGAGACACCTTGAGGCTCATGGATCAGATGCTCATGGATTTACTGGGTATAAAGAGCGGGGATGAACTGACATCCACAGAAATCGATGCCCTAATCTCCCCACTCATAGATTCCCCTGAATTAACTGAGATATGCGGTGAATGTTCCTGGATTGACGTCTGCCTGGTACACAGAAATCCCTGA
- a CDS encoding aldo/keto reductase: MIRRKLGSTGISASILGIGVMRFPEVNGKLERGSAAKIMEFALESGINYIDTGYTYHGGESEVFVGEFLSENDDYRDDAIVATKLPTWLVNRREDMYMYFEEQMKRLRGKIDIYLLHNLKKDSWLVLKDMGVLDFLDSLRDDGIYVGFSFHDTADVFFEIADSYTWDVIQVQHNIVDDHQANSATLAYARGLGAGNVIMEPLRGGSLVRNIPQEVQEIYEMARTPRKPVEWCLKYLWDMDDVDVVLSGMGSVSEIRENVEIALNSQELTEDDYEILREVKRAYRMRKSIPCSECGYCMPCPEGVDIPRNFRLLNDVYRFMSTGGVETEYRKIMDAMERASNCSECGSCMPCPQMIDIPSELRRVHEKLG; this comes from the coding sequence ATGATCCGGCGAAAACTCGGTTCAACGGGCATATCTGCTTCGATACTGGGGATTGGGGTCATGCGGTTCCCTGAGGTGAACGGGAAACTTGAGAGAGGATCTGCAGCGAAAATTATGGAGTTTGCCCTTGAGAGCGGCATAAACTACATTGACACCGGTTACACCTACCATGGCGGTGAAAGCGAGGTCTTCGTTGGGGAATTTCTCTCAGAAAATGATGACTACAGGGACGATGCGATAGTGGCAACCAAGCTTCCCACCTGGCTCGTTAACAGAAGAGAGGACATGTATATGTATTTTGAGGAGCAGATGAAGCGCCTCAGAGGCAAAATTGATATATACCTCCTTCACAACCTCAAAAAGGATTCCTGGCTGGTCCTCAAGGATATGGGGGTCCTTGATTTTCTTGACTCACTCAGGGATGATGGAATCTATGTTGGATTCTCATTCCATGATACAGCCGATGTATTCTTTGAGATAGCCGACTCATACACCTGGGATGTCATTCAGGTCCAGCACAATATAGTGGATGACCACCAGGCAAACTCCGCCACCCTTGCATATGCCCGTGGGCTTGGTGCCGGTAATGTGATAATGGAGCCGCTGAGGGGAGGCTCACTTGTACGTAACATCCCACAGGAGGTTCAGGAGATATATGAAATGGCCAGGACTCCCCGAAAGCCTGTGGAGTGGTGTCTTAAGTATCTATGGGATATGGATGATGTTGACGTGGTTCTAAGCGGTATGGGCAGTGTATCCGAGATCAGGGAAAATGTTGAAATTGCATTGAACTCACAGGAGCTCACAGAAGACGACTACGAAATTTTGAGGGAAGTTAAAAGGGCCTACCGCATGAGGAAGAGTATCCCCTGTTCAGAATGCGGATACTGCATGCCCTGCCCTGAGGGTGTTGACATACCCCGCAACTTCAGGCTTCTGAATGACGTATACCGGTTCATGAGCACTGGGGGAGTGGAAACTGAGTACAGGAAAATCATGGATGCCATGGAGCGGGCATCAAACTGTTCAGAATGCGGCTCCTGCATGCCCTGCCCCCAGATGATCGATATACCCTCTGAACTCAGGAGGGTCCATGAAAAACTTGGGTAG
- a CDS encoding THUMP domain-containing protein — MKVPESFNLIVTLSGQKGGPAGEEIVGIEEIEMALSRYEGELRVRDSDFPNVLKFDLDMDPFEAVNIIRNSPTTVISKVVPVEAVVRTRLDSIIERVASLVSEKVKAGESFRVICDLRGRRYIKSPEEVVEAVSDFLMERFPIKESEDPNWIIQIEVVGEATGVSVLKPHDVLKKG; from the coding sequence TTGAAGGTTCCTGAAAGTTTCAACCTCATCGTGACCCTCAGCGGTCAGAAGGGTGGCCCTGCAGGTGAGGAGATAGTTGGCATTGAAGAGATCGAGATGGCGCTTTCAAGGTACGAAGGCGAACTCAGGGTCAGGGATTCTGATTTTCCAAATGTCCTGAAATTTGATCTTGATATGGACCCATTTGAGGCTGTTAATATAATCAGAAATTCTCCAACCACTGTAATATCCAAGGTCGTCCCTGTTGAGGCTGTTGTGAGAACAAGGCTGGACAGTATAATCGAAAGGGTTGCTAGCCTCGTATCTGAGAAGGTTAAGGCAGGGGAGAGTTTCAGGGTCATCTGTGACCTCAGGGGGAGGAGGTACATAAAGTCTCCAGAGGAGGTCGTTGAAGCAGTTTCAGATTTTTTAATGGAGAGATTTCCAATCAAGGAGTCCGAGGATCCCAACTGGATTATACAGATAGAGGTTGTGGGTGAGGCAACCGGTGTTAGCGTACTCAAGCCCCATGATGTTCTGAAGAAGGGGTGA
- a CDS encoding chitobiase/beta-hexosaminidase C-terminal domain-containing protein, whose translation MKMNAGVVMVLFAVAVLAGTGCAAAANAPLKVAVAGNTTIDDGVYYTINGAMPTVKSTRYTAPIVLNRTMNIKYMIIKNGTVKYGIINHALTGNITNRTYPKLIFNQTPIIELENGTYYRIKNGNMTLYSGPIALTGNTILKYFKNSTNTTMMGIIKNTPAIAVKKAKWIKVKVKKCTEEAVSGDTTGPTDG comes from the coding sequence ATGAAAATGAATGCTGGCGTCGTCATGGTTCTTTTTGCTGTGGCTGTCCTGGCTGGAACGGGTTGTGCTGCAGCTGCTAATGCACCCTTAAAAGTTGCTGTGGCTGGAAATACAACTATAGATGATGGTGTTTACTACACCATCAACGGTGCCATGCCCACTGTAAAAAGTACAAGGTACACAGCCCCAATTGTCCTCAACAGGACAATGAACATAAAGTACATGATAATCAAAAACGGCACCGTGAAATACGGCATAATAAACCACGCCCTAACAGGAAACATCACCAACAGGACATACCCCAAACTGATATTCAACCAGACACCCATCATAGAACTCGAAAACGGCACATACTACAGGATCAAAAACGGCAACATGACACTCTACAGCGGACCAATCGCCCTGACAGGAAACACGATCCTGAAATACTTCAAAAACAGCACAAACACGACAATGATGGGCATAATCAAAAACACACCTGCAATAGCTGTCAAAAAGGCCAAATGGATCAAGGTCAAGGTTAAGAAATGTACAGAAGAGGCGGTAAGTGGAGATACTACTGGACCTACAGATGGGTAA
- a CDS encoding chitobiase/beta-hexosaminidase C-terminal domain-containing protein, translating to MKRTAGLIMAVFVAMVIAGMGQAAATDDISVGELPRGGSGDFVVTSAPAEGVYYTIDGSIPTVNSTRYTAPIVLNRTLNIKYMIIKNGTVKYGIINHALTGNITNRTYPKLIFNQTPIIELENGTYYQIGNGNITLYNGTIALTGNTILKYFKNSTNTTMMGIIKNTPAKLVNKVRISNVKVKKWYKKWYKRGGKWRYTWKYKWTYRQVKQTYQELQATA from the coding sequence ATGAAAAGAACAGCTGGTTTAATTATGGCTGTCTTTGTCGCAATGGTTATTGCTGGAATGGGACAGGCAGCTGCAACCGATGATATAAGTGTTGGAGAACTGCCAAGAGGGGGTTCCGGGGATTTTGTCGTAACCTCAGCACCCGCCGAAGGTGTTTACTACACCATTGATGGTTCCATCCCGACAGTTAATAGTACACGGTACACAGCCCCAATTGTCCTCAACAGGACACTCAACATAAAGTACATGATAATCAAAAACGGCACCGTGAAATACGGCATAATAAACCACGCCCTAACAGGAAACATCACCAACAGAACATACCCTAAACTGATATTCAACCAGACACCAATCATAGAACTCGAAAACGGCACATACTACCAGATAGGCAACGGCAACATCACACTCTACAACGGAACAATCGCCCTAACAGGAAACACGATCCTGAAATACTTCAAAAACAGCACAAACACGACAATGATGGGCATAATCAAAAACACGCCCGCAAAACTGGTCAACAAGGTCAGGATATCAAATGTTAAGGTCAAGAAATGGTACAAAAAATGGTACAAGAGAGGCGGTAAGTGGAGATACACTTGGAAATACAAATGGACCTACAGGCAGGTGAAACAGACCTACCAGGAACTTCAGGCCACAGCCTGA
- a CDS encoding right-handed parallel beta-helix repeat-containing protein: MTGCSCGADYTVDNTTYLQIFTATGVSENFTLNGTDYTLQDGDTIIFLEGIYENVNILINRAINLVASGIVQLNGFIDVSSSANITGFSVNGSIELNGNKSFLNRTNITGTLVVNGNSCAVNGSGIFSSPTSLTVRGDNVTISNSLINASASHGILVTGKNATITGNTITNSNGSGILIRGNDCVASGNTIYLSKGDGISSNASDVSIAGNSISFNSGHGINSSGNGTRITNNTVLRNNLTGIHSTGGWANITQNTVKYSGADGIYVSGNGSTVQGSYAQNNTRNGIHVAGPGCSVISSYSYYNGENGVYSTGPNASFRYVDASFNRKNGIYSRGSNASFFYITSASYNGENGILSAGQNSSMQIILDVSLNSKNGISSLGDNAYIWFVEVKNNGLNGIYSAGKDLYLSYVRNSTNNTLSGINSTGINARIFDVTVKLNRLHGIYASGYNTTVAYFEALENLKNGIYLTGARSYIVSGNSSSNHQNGVQVNGADTIVRSVNATDNAAAGIAVYGKNSIVYNCTSLRNTDGVYTATNSRIILTRVSGNRNCGVNARGTTGVEESTVTGNRYGVYVAGAGSVIYSSTIGSNRGYGIYVGGSSVTIYRNTLQYNGGDGITARGGYAKIYYNTANRNKGSGINSASYRAVIAYNRASYNSYYGIYSSGKRSTLAKNTASGNKKGNIRRL; the protein is encoded by the coding sequence ATGACAGGCTGCAGCTGCGGTGCAGATTACACCGTGGATAACACAACCTACCTGCAGATATTCACAGCCACCGGCGTCTCAGAGAACTTCACCCTCAACGGCACAGATTACACCCTCCAGGATGGAGATACCATCATATTTCTTGAGGGAATATATGAAAACGTTAACATCCTCATTAACAGGGCCATTAACCTGGTGGCATCTGGCATTGTGCAGCTCAACGGGTTCATTGACGTAAGTTCCTCAGCAAACATAACCGGTTTCAGTGTTAATGGATCCATTGAGTTAAACGGTAACAAAAGCTTCCTTAACAGGACAAACATCACAGGCACACTGGTTGTAAACGGCAACTCGTGTGCAGTCAATGGTTCAGGGATATTCAGCTCCCCCACATCACTTACCGTGAGGGGTGATAATGTAACCATAAGCAACAGTCTCATAAACGCTTCAGCATCACATGGTATCCTTGTGACCGGGAAAAACGCAACAATCACAGGTAACACCATAACGAACAGCAACGGAAGCGGAATTTTAATAAGGGGGAATGACTGTGTGGCCAGCGGTAACACCATCTACCTCTCAAAGGGGGATGGGATAAGCTCAAATGCATCCGATGTTTCAATAGCAGGCAACAGCATATCCTTCAACTCAGGGCACGGTATAAATTCCTCAGGTAATGGTACAAGGATCACCAACAACACGGTGCTCCGTAACAACCTCACGGGAATCCATTCGACAGGCGGATGGGCAAATATAACCCAGAATACCGTCAAGTACTCAGGTGCCGACGGTATCTATGTTTCAGGAAACGGATCCACTGTGCAGGGATCCTATGCACAGAACAACACCCGCAACGGCATACATGTGGCTGGCCCCGGCTGCTCTGTTATCAGTTCATACTCATATTACAACGGTGAAAATGGGGTTTACTCCACAGGTCCAAATGCCTCATTCAGGTATGTGGATGCAAGTTTCAACAGAAAAAATGGAATATATTCCAGAGGAAGCAATGCTAGCTTCTTCTATATAACCAGCGCATCCTACAATGGCGAGAACGGTATACTCTCAGCTGGACAGAATTCAAGCATGCAGATAATACTGGACGTCTCCTTAAATTCCAAAAACGGGATCTCAAGCCTCGGTGATAACGCATACATATGGTTCGTTGAGGTTAAGAATAATGGTCTCAACGGTATTTACTCCGCAGGTAAGGACCTTTACCTTTCATATGTGAGGAACTCCACCAACAACACCCTCAGCGGTATCAACTCAACAGGGATCAATGCAAGGATATTTGACGTCACAGTGAAACTCAACAGGCTACATGGGATCTACGCTTCAGGATACAACACCACGGTGGCATACTTCGAAGCACTGGAAAACCTCAAAAACGGCATATACCTTACAGGTGCCCGCAGCTACATCGTATCAGGGAACAGCAGTTCAAACCATCAGAACGGTGTCCAGGTAAACGGTGCAGATACAATCGTGAGATCCGTGAACGCAACAGACAATGCTGCCGCAGGAATAGCTGTCTATGGTAAGAACTCAATCGTATACAACTGCACATCCCTCAGGAACACCGACGGGGTATACACCGCAACAAATTCCAGGATAATCCTGACCAGGGTCTCTGGAAACAGAAACTGCGGTGTAAACGCCAGGGGAACAACAGGTGTGGAGGAGAGCACGGTGACAGGTAACAGGTATGGTGTTTATGTCGCCGGTGCCGGTTCAGTTATCTATTCATCCACCATAGGCAGCAACAGGGGCTACGGCATATACGTTGGGGGCTCATCTGTAACCATCTACCGTAACACCCTGCAGTACAATGGTGGCGACGGCATAACTGCAAGGGGAGGCTATGCAAAGATATACTACAACACTGCAAACAGAAATAAGGGTTCAGGTATAAACTCAGCCTCATACAGGGCAGTCATAGCATACAACCGGGCTTCATACAACAGTTACTACGGCATATACTCCTCAGGCAAGCGTTCAACCCTTGCAAAGAACACAGCATCAGGAAATAAAAAGGGGAATATAAGGAGACTTTAA